The region GCTTTGCAAAGCCAAAGAGCGATTTGTTGAAGCGCTGAAAAACTCAGGGCTAGAGTATACCGTGGTAAGACCCAATGGTTTCTTTTCTGACATGGATGAGTTTTATCATATGGCCGAAACAGGGCGTATTTTTCTGTTTTCTGGCGGCCAGTATAAATCAAACCCTATTCATGGTGCTGACCTTGCCAATTTGGTGGTTGATGCGATAGATACCCCTAAACGTGAAGTCGCCGCAGGAGGACCTGATGTGTTAACCCATCGGCAAATTGCAGAAATGGCTTTCAAGTGTGCGGGTAAGAAACCCACCATCATTTATGTACCAGGTTGGGTTGGCGTTCTCGCCATGGGAGCGAGCCGCTTTTTCACCAGCCGCCATCAATATGGTCCAATCGAATTTTTTATGACCGTGATGTCGCGGGACATGTTGGCTCCACCAAAAGGCCAGTTGCATCTTGAAGAGCATTACCGTGAGTTACATGGTCACTCTGCTAGCAAATAAACCGATTGTTCCCATCTATTAAAGTCAGGCTCGCTGCCTGACGTTCCCCCTTTTGTCGCCAGTGGCGATTTACCCAGCCACTGGATGACATCACCTCTCACTCTAAATAGGTACTTACTAAAATTTGATCTGCATCAAGTTTTAGTGGATGATATTGACCAATTACTCAGGGTTATTTGGCGTGTTATCGAGCTGTTGTACGATAACCGCCCTATAATATGAAAAGCAATTTAATACTTTCAATGTAATAATCCCCTTAACACCTTAATTATTAGGATGTTTATGAGCATTAATCGTAAGTTTATTCTCGGCATCAGCTCGCTTATTTGCCTGTTTGCGATTTTGGTGGTGGCTTATCAAAGCGTGACCAATATCGAGAACGTGACTCTTCAGGCACAAGAGCAGCAAAGTGGCGCGAATCAGGACATCACACGTTTGCTGAATACCACCAATGACATTATGCTGGATCGAGTCAAAAGCAGTATGGCATTACTTAAAGAACGTAGCTTAGCGTTAGGGAAGGCGCAGCTAGGTTCTCGCGTGACCGTCGCTAATCGTCAGGCACCGGACCTGCTGTTTGGCCAAGCATCACAAGCCAATCAATATGAATTAGTGGATCAACTGACCCAAGTGATGGGCGGAACAGCGACGCTGTTTGCCCGAGATGGTGACCAGTTTGTTCGTGTTTCAACCAACGTGAAAAAAGATGGACAACGCAGTATCGGCACCGTGTTAGCGCCGACCGGTAAGGCGATGCGTGCGATTAACGCTGGCCAACCGTTTTACGGTGAAGTGGACATTTTGGGCAAACCTTATATCGCCGGTTATGAGCCGATTTTTGATGGCAATAATGTGATCGGTATTTGGTATGTCGGTTACTCGGCAGACATGCAGAGTATTGCTGAAGCGATTCAAGAGTCACGCATTTTACAACAAGGTTTTGTCGCACTGTACGATGCTAAAGACCAAATGCGCATGCACTCAAGCCATGTTTCGGACCAAACCGTTCAACAAGCCCTGCAAGACAGTGCTGCGTGGCATGTTAAAAAAGCAGAGTTTACGCCATGGGGTTATCAAATCGTAACAGCTTATTCGAATGCTGAAGTGAGTGAACAAATCTGGGCTGAGTCACTACGCAGTGCCGGTTTAATCCTCGTCAGTGGTTTAGTGCTGATCCTGTTTAACTCTTGGTTAGTCAACCGCATTGTTGGTAAACCTTTGGCTGTGTTTGTGCAAGCCATTGAAGATATTGCCCAAGGGGAAGGGGATTTGACCCAACGCTTTGCCATTACCACGCAAGACGAATTGGGCAAAATGGCGCACGGCTTTAACTTATTGCTCAGTCGTATCCAGCAAACGATTAAAGAAGCCAAGCAAGCAGCAAACGAAGTGGCAAGTTCAACAGAGCGTTTGTTAGGCTTGGCGAGCCAATCTCACCATGCTTCTGCTGAGCAGACCAAAGAGACCGAGCAAGTGGCTGCTGCATCACACGAATTGAGTCTGTCTGCCCAAGAAGTGGCGCGTAATACGGCGGATGCGGAAGTCTTTGCGCGTCAAGCGAATGACGATGTACGCCAAGTGGGTGATACATTGAGTCAAACCGTTGCCAATATTCGCCGTCAGGCACATGACATTGAAGCGTCAAGTGCAGCGGTAGGGGAATTGGTTGATGCGGGTAATCAAATTAGCCGCGTGTTGGCGGTGATTCGTGAGATTGCTGAGCAAACCAACTTGTTAGCGCTGAACGCCTCGATTGAAGCGGCGCGCGCGGGGGCTCATGGGCGTGGTTTTGCTGTGGTAGCGGATGAGGTACGTTCGTTGGCTAGTCGCACGCAATCTTCTACCGAAGAGATCCGCGGTATGATTGAACGTATTCAGCACAGCGGTCAACGTGCGTCAGCCCAGATGAACAGTAATCAGCAAGCAGCGCGCGATAATGCAACCCAAGCCCAAACGGCTGACGAAGTGTTAAAAACGGTATTGACTGCGGTGGACCGAATTTCTCAGTTGAATATTGAGATTGCCAGTTCGGTAGAGCAGCAGCGCTTAGTGGCTGCTGATGTCAGCAAAAACGTTGACCATATTCGTCAAAGCAGCAGTGAAAACTTGGCGTATAGCAGTGAAACCACCCAAGCGTGTGAATCACTAGCTCAGTTGGCGCAGCAATTAAGTGACCAGCTTAAACATTACAAAGTGTAGAGCGGTTTAGCATTGATATATCGAGACAGTCTCACGGTATTGTCTCCATAGAAAGGGCGCATTGCGCCCTTTTCTCATTGTTGTCGTTGGTGTGTACGGATTCATCTGTGTTGCTGATAGACCCACTCAATGATCTTAGGATTATTTAGGGTTGGAACCCATGAGAAGTGGTTGAGTGGCACATGCGATGCTGCCATTTCTTGATCGGAATAGAGCGTGTGGTGATTGGCTTTCGCGCCTTGCTTTTGCAAAATATCAAACATCATGATCGAAGTGTACGGCGTACAGATACGATCGTTTTGAGCTTGGGCAAACCAAATAGGAACGCCGGTGATGTTGGTGTCTGACAGGGCGTTTTCCATCTCTTGATAGCTAGACTCGTAATCCTCTTCAGCTAGGCGAAGTGCACTGATTGGCGCATCGAAGCGATAGGCAAGATGATACTTATCAGACAAGGGAACGATGGTATCTTTCGCTGCAATGATCACCGCTGCCGCAAACAGTTTGGGGTATTGCATGATAAAACGCAGCCCTGCACCGCCACCTGATGACGCGCCAGAGATATAAATTCGTTTTGTGTCGATAAGTTTGGCGTTAACTAGACTTTGGATGAGCTCATATTGAGCGGTATTGTAGCGCTGCATTTGGGCAAATTGGTCTGGAATGTCGGCGATACCAAAGCTGTAATTCTCAGGAAATTGAACCGACAACACAGCGGTTGGATGACCACTTTCCACCCATGCTGTCGCGCCGCGATTGGCTTCAAGATTGGCTCTAGGATAGGAAGAGGCAAGCACTTCACCACCACCGTGTTCCCACACCATCAAAGGTGCAGGCTGAGCATCTTTGGGCAAATAGAGCCAATAGGATAGGGTGGTTCCATCTTTGGCGACAAACTGATGTTGCACAAAGTCATCCACACTGCGGATGTGTGTCTTATAGACCAAATGGGAGGTGGTTAGTTGCGCTAAGTTGCTGTCCACCTCAATACCGAGCAAGCCTTTGGTATCAAAATCCTGTACATCGACGACTAAGGATTTTCCCACCCAATCGATGTGGGTAACCGGAAGTTCTACGCGTCGATTGGGTGAGTTGTGCTCTTTTGCACTCTGGCCGTCATGAAATGTCCCAACCAATTTGAGCTTAAGTCCAGCTAAGGTTTGAGGTTGTAGCGGCTGTGCAAATTGATATTCAATTCGATCGAATCGCTTACCTTGGTCACCGATATACCACTGCGCGGTCACCGAGTTTAGCGCATTGGTTGTCGTATCTAAGTTGGCGTGAGAAACACAGCCTGTTAGGGAAAGCAGCACAGTGCTGGATAACAACAAAAGTGAAGATTTAAACGTCATTAGAATCTCTATCATACCTGCCGAGATTTTCTAGGTTAATCAATAATATTGCAGCTGACTTTTCCCGTGATCACATTTCGCAGCCATTTAACTTGATGCTTACTTGGCTAGATAGATCAGTCTATCGAGCAAGAGTTTGCTGGCAGAACAATGAAATATCAAACTTAACGCTTATAAAAATGGACTATGCTTGAAGAGATTAAGCGGCTTTTGCACCTAGGTTTTCCCTCTTGTTATTACCATTTCTATTGATAACGAGCTGGCATAGGTGGAAGAAGTGTCAATAAAATGGTGTTCGATATTAACAACTTGCATAAATCTTGGCCTGTTTTGTGTAAAACATTGTGTAAAATTGGCGTTATATCACAGAGTTGATCATTGCAATTTGTCTTCATTTCTGCACCGTCTATTCTATTAGGATAGTAGTCCTGATCATTGAGCGATTTTTTTATGGTGATGAGCACATTGTTGTCGTTGGGAAATAGACGTTGGTTTGCGAGCAAACCTTCTACAGTGGGTGTGTTTGCCGTCGAATCTCTGCTCAATAAGGTGCAGAGTAGCATGGTATCGGGGCACTTTTATTGCTTGGAAAATCGTCTTACTCATCAAGAGATTGAGTCGATTGAAGAGCACTATACGTATAAAGATTATAAAGCGATTCAAGAGCAGTACGAACAATATGTGGTTTTACTGCGCTTGATTAAGCAAGAAGAAAACAGTGCCAGAGTCAATTGTTTGACAGGTCAATTAGATGTGGTGTTAGGCCAACTCGAAAAGCACCTATCAGCGTAATGGATTCAAAAGAGCAAAATCGGAATTATGAAAAAGGGAACTGAGTAATCAGTTCCCTTTTTCTTTTTTATGCGTTGGTCGCGAGATTATGCCGATTTAAACAAACTGGCTAAGCCGTGCGGCTGGCAGCGTAAATACTGAGGTGATACTGCAATGGTATCCCCCAGTTCTGCGGCAGCATGCCAAGGCCAACGAGGGTTGTAAAGAAGACCGCGCGCTAGGCCAATTGCATCTGCTTGGCCTTGCTGCACGATCTCTTCGGCTTGATGAGGGTCGGTAATCAATCCGACAGCAATCACTGGCATGGTAACCTGTGCTTTGATCTGCTCAGCAAAGGGGACTTGGTAGTTTGGACCCACTTTCAGTTGCTGCTGAGCACTGAGACCGCTACTCGAAACATGTATGTAGTGGCAACCTTTAGTATCCAGTATTTTCGCCAGTGCGATACTTTGTTCAGTATCCCAACCACCTTCAACCCAATCGGTCGCGCTAATTCGTATCCCCACCATAAACGATGACGGTACAGCGGCTTTAATCGCCTCAAACACTTGCAGTACTAAGCGCATGCGATTTTCTAAACTGCCGCCAAATTCATCTTCACGCTGGTTACTGATTGGCGATAAAAACTGGTGCAGCAAATAGCCGTGCGCGGCATGAATTTCGATCCCTTGGAACCCGGCAGCTTGCGCTCGTAAAGCGCCAGCAACGAATTCATTGATCACACGCTCAATGTCTTCGAGGCTAAGGGCGTTGGGGGTTGGATCGGTGGCAGCGAAAGTGCTCTCGCTTGGCGCGACTGTCTGCCAACCGTTGGGTTGATCTGCCGCAATTGGTTTGCCACCTTCCCATGGTTTGCTGGTGGATGCTTTGCGCCCAGCGTGACCTAATTGCATGATCATTGGGGTAGCGCTGTAGCGACTCACGTGACTGACCACTTGTTGCCAAGCATCTTGGCACTCTTGGTTCCAAATGCCCGCATCGGCATAACTAATACGACCTTCTGGTGCAACGGCACTGGCTTCTACGATCAGCAGACCCGCACCCGATTGAGCGAGCGTGGCATAGTGCTGTTCATGCCATGGCTGCACTATACCGTTTTCGGCAGAGTACATGCACATCGGGGCGACGATAATCCGGTTAGCTAAGGTCGTTTGACCGAAAGTGATAGGGCTAAATAGGGCTGACACACTTTTCTCCTTCATTATGATTAGTTAGTGAGAAATATGAATGGATAGTAATGCCATTCATACCGCACTCATTGGGGTTAGACAAGTATGTTGATTGGGTGAATTAATTGGACGGTAATGGATTGACTGTGCGGATGGCTTGTTTCGTTTTATGGGGAATAAAACAGCAAGGCCTCCTTTTCAGGAGGCCTTGAAATGGATTAATTGAGCGATTCGTACTGCTCTTCATCACTGGTTTGCTCAGTGGCAACTGGCTCTTCTGACCAATCGTCTAAATGGTGTTCTAGGCCAAGCACCTTACTGGTTTCCAGCAAGATTTTTTGATTGAGCTCTGGCTGGTCGTGGAGTGACTCACCGTAAGATGGCACCATCGCTTTGATCTTAGCTTGCCATTCAGGACTTGCCATCTCTTGGGCAAAGCAGCTTTCAAGCAGTTCCAGCATGATTGCCGCTGATGTTGATGCGCCAGGTGATGCGCCAAGCATGGCAGTAAGGCTACCATCTTGTGCATTCACTAGCTCAGTGCCCAACTGAAGTTGTCCGCCTTTGCCAGGGACGTTTTTGATGATTTGCACACGTTGACCTGCTTGCCATAAACGCCAATCTTGCTGTTTTGCTTGTGGAAAGAAGGTTTGCAGTGCAGCAAAGCGGTCGTTGTCGGTTTGGCGTAGCTGACCAATCAAG is a window of Vibrio porteresiae DSM 19223 DNA encoding:
- a CDS encoding NADH:flavin oxidoreductase/NADH oxidase — protein: MSALFSPITFGQTTLANRIIVAPMCMYSAENGIVQPWHEQHYATLAQSGAGLLIVEASAVAPEGRISYADAGIWNQECQDAWQQVVSHVSRYSATPMIMQLGHAGRKASTSKPWEGGKPIAADQPNGWQTVAPSESTFAATDPTPNALSLEDIERVINEFVAGALRAQAAGFQGIEIHAAHGYLLHQFLSPISNQREDEFGGSLENRMRLVLQVFEAIKAAVPSSFMVGIRISATDWVEGGWDTEQSIALAKILDTKGCHYIHVSSSGLSAQQQLKVGPNYQVPFAEQIKAQVTMPVIAVGLITDPHQAEEIVQQGQADAIGLARGLLYNPRWPWHAAAELGDTIAVSPQYLRCQPHGLASLFKSA
- a CDS encoding SDR family oxidoreductase codes for the protein MDKKVLLAGATGYLGSFVAAELLKRDYTVRTVVRDATKLDERGIVPHELLEAEVTESQTLIGCCEGIDTVISTVGITRQKDGLSYMDVDYQANLNLLEQAKASGVRKFIYVSILDGEKLRKVSLCKAKERFVEALKNSGLEYTVVRPNGFFSDMDEFYHMAETGRIFLFSGGQYKSNPIHGADLANLVVDAIDTPKREVAAGGPDVLTHRQIAEMAFKCAGKKPTIIYVPGWVGVLAMGASRFFTSRHQYGPIEFFMTVMSRDMLAPPKGQLHLEEHYRELHGHSASK
- a CDS encoding methyl-accepting chemotaxis protein, producing MSINRKFILGISSLICLFAILVVAYQSVTNIENVTLQAQEQQSGANQDITRLLNTTNDIMLDRVKSSMALLKERSLALGKAQLGSRVTVANRQAPDLLFGQASQANQYELVDQLTQVMGGTATLFARDGDQFVRVSTNVKKDGQRSIGTVLAPTGKAMRAINAGQPFYGEVDILGKPYIAGYEPIFDGNNVIGIWYVGYSADMQSIAEAIQESRILQQGFVALYDAKDQMRMHSSHVSDQTVQQALQDSAAWHVKKAEFTPWGYQIVTAYSNAEVSEQIWAESLRSAGLILVSGLVLILFNSWLVNRIVGKPLAVFVQAIEDIAQGEGDLTQRFAITTQDELGKMAHGFNLLLSRIQQTIKEAKQAANEVASSTERLLGLASQSHHASAEQTKETEQVAAASHELSLSAQEVARNTADAEVFARQANDDVRQVGDTLSQTVANIRRQAHDIEASSAAVGELVDAGNQISRVLAVIREIAEQTNLLALNASIEAARAGAHGRGFAVVADEVRSLASRTQSSTEEIRGMIERIQHSGQRASAQMNSNQQAARDNATQAQTADEVLKTVLTAVDRISQLNIEIASSVEQQRLVAADVSKNVDHIRQSSSENLAYSSETTQACESLAQLAQQLSDQLKHYKV
- a CDS encoding carboxylesterase family protein, which produces MTFKSSLLLLSSTVLLSLTGCVSHANLDTTTNALNSVTAQWYIGDQGKRFDRIEYQFAQPLQPQTLAGLKLKLVGTFHDGQSAKEHNSPNRRVELPVTHIDWVGKSLVVDVQDFDTKGLLGIEVDSNLAQLTTSHLVYKTHIRSVDDFVQHQFVAKDGTTLSYWLYLPKDAQPAPLMVWEHGGGEVLASSYPRANLEANRGATAWVESGHPTAVLSVQFPENYSFGIADIPDQFAQMQRYNTAQYELIQSLVNAKLIDTKRIYISGASSGGGAGLRFIMQYPKLFAAAVIIAAKDTIVPLSDKYHLAYRFDAPISALRLAEEDYESSYQEMENALSDTNITGVPIWFAQAQNDRICTPYTSIMMFDILQKQGAKANHHTLYSDQEMAASHVPLNHFSWVPTLNNPKIIEWVYQQHR